The Lewinellaceae bacterium DNA window AAACTGCTGCCGGAAACGCAGGATAAATCTCAGGACCTTCTATTTCATTTCACTGGCTATTTAAAATTCAAACATGACGCGTATAAAAACTTCGTTTAACAGACGTTCCTTTCTCAAAACCACTGCACTGGCTGGTGGGGGCATGATGCTCAGCATCAGTTGGCTGGCTTGCCAGGCTAAGCCTGAAGATGTGCTTACCATGCCGGATGAATGGTTTGGCATCAACGGATTTCTGAAAATTGGCAATAATGGCGTGGTCACCATCATGTCACCCAACCCGGAGATCGGTCAGAATGTCAAAACCTCGATGCCCATGTTGGTTGCTGAAGAGCTCGACGTGGACTGGGCCAAGGTGATCGTGGAACAGGCTCCGCTGAATACCGATGTTTTTACCCGTCAGTTAGCCGGAGGAAGCCAATCCATCCGCCAGGCATGGAAACCCTTGCGTATGGCCGGAGCAACGGCGCGTCATATGTTGCGTGAGGCTGCAGCACAAGCCTGGCAGGTACCCGTGGAGGAGGTGACCACCGAAGCCGGAGTGCTTCATCATAAAGCCAGTGGTAAATCAGCCGGGTATGGCGAGATGGCTTCTGCTGCGGTGAATATGACCGTACCGGAGGAGGTGGAACTGAAAGCCTTGGCTGACTTCAAGATCATCGGCACGCCACGGAAGAATGTGGACGGTAAGAAAATCGTTACCGGCCAGCCATTATTTGGCCTGGACACCTACCGCGAAGGGATGCTGACTGCCATGCTGATTCATCCGCCGGCATTCGGCCTGCGCTTCAAATCCATGGACGATTCGGGCGTACGATCCATGCCCGGTATCAAGGATGTCTTTGTGATAACCTCCTATCCCGAAGGGATGAAGACGGATTGGTCGGATGTCAGTGCCTTCAAAGAACTAGTGGCCATCGTGGGCAGCTCTACCTGGGAAGTGATGAATGCGAAAAAAGCGCTTCGTGTAGAATGGCAGCCCATTGAAAATTTCGATAAAACGGCCGGACTGGAAAACTCGTCCGATCATGCCAGCAAGATGGATGAACTCGGCGCCAAGCTGGCCGAAGTAGCACGCAAGGATGGTGACCCGGAAGCAGCATTCCGGAAAGCTGCCAAGGTCATCGAGCGCACCTATACCGCTCCCTTCCTGGCTCACAATACCATGGAGCCCATGAATTTCTTTGCGCATGTGACCGAAAACAAAGCCGAACTGCTGGGACCTATCCAAACTCCGGAAGCCATGGAGAAATCGGTTTCCGCCCGGCTTAACATGCCGCTGGAGCAAATCGATATTCAGATGTCGCGGCAGGGTGGTGGTTTCGGCAGGCGACTGTACGGACACTTCATTGTGGAAGCGGCCGTCATATCACAGAAGATGAATGCCCCTGTCAAGTTGGTTTACAGCCGCGAAGACGACATGACCTTTGGCACTTACCGGCCGACCTATCATGCGACTTACCGGGCAGCGCTCGATGAAAACAATAATCTTATTGCATTCCATGTGCGGGCAGGGGGTATCCCGGAGAGCCCACTCTTCGCCGATCGTTTTCCTGCCGGAGCGCTGGACAATTATCTGGCGGAGCGCTGGAGTATCGACTCCAATATCTCTGTAGGCGCCTTCCGTGCTCCACGCTCCAATTTTATAGCGGGTGCCGAACAGTCTTTCCTCGACGAAGTCGCAGAAGCTGCCGGCAAGGATCCCATCGCCTTCCGTCTGGAACTCCTGGAACGTGCGAAAAGCAATCCGGTAGGGGAGCGGAATGATTACGATGCGGCCCGGTATGCGGGTGTGCTTGAACTCGTACGCGAAAAATCAAACTGGGCTAATGGCGATCAGGCAGGAGTGAGCCGAGGGGTTTCCGCTTATTTCTGCCATAACTCTTACGTCGCTCAGGTGCTGGATCTGGTGATGGAGGAAGGAAGACCAAAGATCGAGAAAGTTTATTGTGCCGTCGATTGTGGTGTCGTGGTCAATCCATTGGCAGCGACCAACCTCGTCGAAGGAGGTACCGTCGATGGCATCGGACATGCACTTTTCAGTGGCCTCACCTTCAAGGAAGGAACCCCGGAACAGAATAATTTTGACAAATACCGTCTTATCCGGCATGGCGAAGCGCCAAAATCCATTGAAGTCCATTTTGTAGATAACGAAATTGACCCGACCGGATTGGGTGAGCCACCATTTCCTCCGGTGGTGGGTGCCGTAGCCAATGCCATGTATAAAGCGACAGGCAAGCGCTACTATCATCAGCCGCTATTGGGTGACCGTCAGATGCTGGGATAGACCATAAGGAGGACTTTAATGGGATTTTTGACTATTAGCAACAGCTTTGCATCCCTGTAAACCATGCAAGCTTTGCGCCGGAGGCGGCTTTTAACTTTTCGTGAAGAATATGATCAAGCTAGATCCCATCATCGCGGTACGGGATATCCAAACCAGTGCCGGATGGTACCGGCAGGTATTCGGTTGTAGATCAACCGGTATTCACCTCATCACGCTGGTCGCAGAAAGCGG harbors:
- a CDS encoding xanthine dehydrogenase family protein molybdopterin-binding subunit — translated: MTRIKTSFNRRSFLKTTALAGGGMMLSISWLACQAKPEDVLTMPDEWFGINGFLKIGNNGVVTIMSPNPEIGQNVKTSMPMLVAEELDVDWAKVIVEQAPLNTDVFTRQLAGGSQSIRQAWKPLRMAGATARHMLREAAAQAWQVPVEEVTTEAGVLHHKASGKSAGYGEMASAAVNMTVPEEVELKALADFKIIGTPRKNVDGKKIVTGQPLFGLDTYREGMLTAMLIHPPAFGLRFKSMDDSGVRSMPGIKDVFVITSYPEGMKTDWSDVSAFKELVAIVGSSTWEVMNAKKALRVEWQPIENFDKTAGLENSSDHASKMDELGAKLAEVARKDGDPEAAFRKAAKVIERTYTAPFLAHNTMEPMNFFAHVTENKAELLGPIQTPEAMEKSVSARLNMPLEQIDIQMSRQGGGFGRRLYGHFIVEAAVISQKMNAPVKLVYSREDDMTFGTYRPTYHATYRAALDENNNLIAFHVRAGGIPESPLFADRFPAGALDNYLAERWSIDSNISVGAFRAPRSNFIAGAEQSFLDEVAEAAGKDPIAFRLELLERAKSNPVGERNDYDAARYAGVLELVREKSNWANGDQAGVSRGVSAYFCHNSYVAQVLDLVMEEGRPKIEKVYCAVDCGVVVNPLAATNLVEGGTVDGIGHALFSGLTFKEGTPEQNNFDKYRLIRHGEAPKSIEVHFVDNEIDPTGLGEPPFPPVVGAVANAMYKATGKRYYHQPLLGDRQMLG